Proteins from a genomic interval of Ralstonia wenshanensis:
- a CDS encoding cytochrome C, with protein sequence MRRFNTALHALAGLLIGGLMAWSGQASAVPAFARQTGMACMACHVSFPELTPFGRFFKMTGYTLANNKTIPLSGMVQISRTNTRTIDQDNFDFVRNGDTVPQQVSLFYAGRIAGPVGAFAQWTYDGVAHHSALDNTDIRAAWHLTREDVEFIYGVTVNNNPTVSDVWNSTPAFGYPYAAPSIGVPPLAGTLVDGALAQQVVGASAYAFWQRHIYAELGAYRTADQAFSVFRAGQDTATPGGVARLSGANPYWRLAYNQEWGSHSVMFGTFGLLANRYPDNTMPGTPTDRFKDYALDAQYQYLTMTHAFTAQMAWIHEQQNWRASFPSGGIGAGPTPANPTDHLDTFKAKASYYYQRKYGGSVAYFSTTGSADPGLYAPEPVTGSANGRPDTQGLILELDYLPHPQIRLALQYTWYLKFNGAHANYDGNGRNAVDNNTIYLLGWFMF encoded by the coding sequence ATGCGACGTTTCAATACTGCGCTCCATGCGCTCGCGGGGCTGCTGATCGGCGGCCTGATGGCGTGGTCAGGACAAGCCAGTGCGGTACCGGCTTTCGCCCGCCAGACCGGAATGGCATGCATGGCGTGCCATGTCAGTTTTCCTGAACTGACACCCTTCGGCCGCTTCTTCAAGATGACCGGCTATACGCTGGCCAACAACAAGACGATTCCGCTCTCGGGCATGGTGCAGATTTCGCGCACCAACACGCGGACGATCGATCAGGACAACTTCGACTTCGTGCGCAACGGAGACACGGTGCCGCAGCAAGTGAGCCTGTTCTACGCTGGGCGCATTGCGGGGCCCGTGGGTGCCTTCGCACAGTGGACGTACGACGGTGTTGCGCACCACAGCGCGCTGGACAACACCGATATCCGCGCTGCATGGCACCTCACGCGTGAGGACGTCGAGTTCATCTACGGCGTCACGGTCAACAACAACCCGACGGTGTCTGACGTGTGGAACAGCACGCCGGCGTTCGGGTATCCCTATGCCGCGCCCAGCATCGGCGTGCCTCCACTGGCAGGCACCCTAGTCGACGGTGCATTGGCACAACAGGTGGTAGGCGCCAGCGCATACGCATTCTGGCAGCGCCATATCTACGCAGAACTGGGCGCCTATCGGACTGCCGATCAGGCCTTCTCCGTGTTCCGTGCTGGGCAGGACACCGCAACCCCGGGCGGCGTTGCGCGCTTGAGCGGCGCGAACCCGTACTGGCGTCTGGCATACAACCAGGAGTGGGGTTCGCATTCGGTCATGTTTGGCACATTCGGGCTGCTGGCCAACCGGTATCCCGACAACACCATGCCGGGCACACCAACCGATCGCTTCAAAGACTATGCGCTCGACGCGCAGTACCAGTACCTGACCATGACCCATGCGTTCACGGCGCAGATGGCATGGATTCACGAGCAACAGAACTGGCGGGCCAGCTTCCCGAGCGGTGGCATCGGCGCGGGCCCCACGCCAGCCAACCCAACCGATCACCTCGATACCTTCAAAGCCAAGGCGTCGTATTACTACCAGCGCAAGTACGGAGGATCGGTTGCGTACTTTTCAACAACCGGCAGCGCAGACCCCGGCCTGTACGCCCCAGAGCCTGTAACGGGCAGCGCCAACGGGCGGCCCGACACGCAAGGCCTGATCCTGGAACTGGACTATTTGCCGCATCCGCAGATCAGGCTCGCGCTGCAGTACACGTGGTACCTGAAGTTCAACGGCGCCCATGCCAATTACGACGGCAACGGCAGAAACGCGGTCGATAACAACACGATTTACCTGCTTGGCTGGTTCATGTTCTAG
- a CDS encoding c-type cytochrome, with protein MNGFHQHRRVWLTALAALAMIGWSNMAGAQDGEKLAAQLCSSCHGVHGKSEAPMFPRLDAQVPQYLEAQLKGFRNRGRGETDAQAFMWGIASQLDDATIASLAEYYARQTAPAGPAGDPALMARGKEIFEHGLPAEGVPACASCHGAQAQGNGTFPRLAGQHDAYLLRQIAVFKNGTRANAPVMSAVAHTLTDDQAKAVATFLQAQ; from the coding sequence ATGAATGGATTCCATCAGCACAGGCGAGTGTGGCTGACCGCGCTGGCAGCGTTGGCGATGATCGGCTGGTCAAACATGGCGGGCGCGCAGGATGGCGAGAAGCTGGCCGCGCAGCTGTGTTCTTCGTGCCATGGGGTGCACGGCAAGAGCGAAGCGCCGATGTTTCCGCGCCTGGACGCACAGGTGCCGCAGTACCTGGAAGCGCAGCTGAAAGGCTTTCGCAACCGCGGCCGCGGCGAGACCGACGCACAGGCCTTTATGTGGGGTATTGCATCGCAGCTGGACGACGCAACCATTGCGTCTCTGGCCGAATACTACGCACGGCAGACCGCACCTGCCGGCCCTGCGGGTGACCCGGCACTGATGGCGCGCGGCAAAGAGATTTTCGAGCACGGCCTGCCTGCGGAAGGCGTACCGGCGTGCGCGTCGTGCCACGGGGCGCAAGCGCAGGGCAACGGAACCTTCCCGAGGCTGGCGGGCCAGCATGACGCCTATCTCTTGCGGCAGATTGCGGTGTTCAAGAACGGCACGCGCGCCAACGCTCCCGTGATGAGCGCCGTTGCTCACACGCTGACAGACGACCAGGCGAAAGCCGTTGCTACGTTTTTACAGGCGCAGTAG
- a CDS encoding DUF1330 domain-containing protein, translated as MPAYVHVNLRILDAAKQAALAPRFQAALQDAGGRILHFGPVAQVLEGDEDPLPMAGVFEFPTLAQALAFYNSETYAPIKADRQEAQQARMFVVETLS; from the coding sequence ATGCCGGCATACGTACACGTCAATCTACGCATCCTCGACGCTGCCAAGCAGGCGGCGCTTGCTCCGCGCTTTCAAGCTGCACTGCAAGACGCGGGTGGGCGAATCTTGCATTTCGGCCCGGTCGCGCAGGTTCTGGAGGGCGATGAAGACCCGTTGCCGATGGCCGGCGTGTTCGAGTTCCCGACGCTGGCCCAAGCGCTGGCTTTCTACAATTCCGAGACCTATGCGCCGATCAAGGCGGATCGTCAGGAGGCCCAGCAAGCGCGGATGTTCGTTGTCGAAACGCTGTCGTGA
- a CDS encoding MarR family winged helix-turn-helix transcriptional regulator, which translates to MKGFDPEALKNVAAECPGFQARATARALTRYYNACFKPLGLTAEQFSLLVGIGGAEGTTLVELADKAGVDPTTLSRSVQNLESRDLLHATGGRGRAGKQLTLTTSGRRLVADALPVWSSARAELAEQMGDKALRSATQAMAKLANAAETSRA; encoded by the coding sequence ATGAAGGGTTTTGATCCAGAGGCTTTGAAGAACGTTGCAGCGGAGTGCCCAGGCTTCCAGGCACGCGCAACAGCGCGCGCACTCACGCGTTACTACAACGCCTGTTTCAAGCCGCTCGGGCTCACGGCGGAGCAGTTCAGCCTCTTGGTTGGAATCGGTGGGGCCGAGGGCACGACGCTGGTCGAGCTGGCGGATAAGGCCGGGGTCGACCCCACTACCCTCAGCCGATCTGTCCAGAATCTGGAAAGCCGGGATTTGCTCCATGCCACCGGCGGACGCGGCCGCGCTGGAAAGCAGTTGACCCTTACGACATCGGGGCGTCGGCTCGTGGCCGATGCGCTGCCGGTGTGGAGTTCGGCCCGAGCAGAACTTGCCGAGCAGATGGGCGATAAAGCGCTTCGTTCAGCAACGCAGGCAATGGCGAAACTGGCCAACGCTGCAGAAACCTCGCGGGCGTAG
- a CDS encoding DUF305 domain-containing protein, producing the protein MSYARFGAMIVVSTVVMFGLMYLNTYEIEHVLFSQTRMWMALIMGAAMSAIMLAFMWNMYAKAALNVAILLVSAVVFGGALWLVRSQQTVGDVSYMQAMIPHHSIAIMTSERAHIKDPRVRKLADGIIRAQVKEIGEMNALIADLKQNPSPAGAPDIPSYRKRGDPPPRPE; encoded by the coding sequence ATGAGCTACGCCCGTTTCGGAGCCATGATCGTGGTGTCCACGGTCGTCATGTTCGGTCTGATGTACTTGAACACCTACGAGATCGAGCACGTTCTATTCAGTCAGACACGCATGTGGATGGCGCTGATCATGGGGGCGGCAATGAGCGCCATCATGCTCGCGTTCATGTGGAACATGTACGCCAAAGCCGCACTGAACGTGGCGATTCTGCTCGTGAGTGCGGTCGTGTTTGGCGGCGCGCTGTGGCTAGTGCGGAGTCAGCAGACTGTGGGGGATGTGTCGTACATGCAGGCGATGATTCCTCACCACTCCATCGCCATCATGACCAGTGAGCGCGCGCACATTAAAGACCCACGCGTGCGCAAGCTGGCAGACGGCATCATTCGGGCGCAGGTGAAGGAAATTGGCGAGATGAACGCGCTCATCGCAGATCTGAAGCAGAACCCGTCGCCTGCCGGTGCGCCGGATATCCCGAGTTACCGCAAGCGCGGAGACCCGCCGCCCCGGCCGGAATGA
- a CDS encoding Hsp70 family protein, whose amino-acid sequence MMSNACGVDFGTSNSTVGWLRPDAPTLLPLEDGKATLPSVIFFHAEDPTVSYGRAALADYLAGYEGRLMRSLKSLLGTSMMDYSTEVMGQAMPFRKLLAHFIGELKRRAERAAGHEFRRAVLGRPVFFIDEDPKADQLAEDTLADIARDAGFDEIAFQYEPIAAAFDYEAGISGEELVLVADIGGGTSDFSLVRLSPDRAKRLDRREDILANGGVHIGGTDFDRALSLASVMPLLGLNSTLRNGKAMPSGQYFDLASWHTINHVYTRKAWTVVMDNYRDAADTEKLDRLIRLIRERAGHWLAIQVEAAKIALSDAPVAEIDLHRIAPELKQPVTRDDFDQSIGRLVGKTVSTVQAMLKTAGVAAEAVDTILFAGGSSGVPMLREQLAQVLPSARRVEGDLFGGIGSGLARDAARKFG is encoded by the coding sequence ATGATGTCAAACGCCTGCGGCGTCGATTTCGGCACGTCCAACTCCACCGTCGGCTGGCTGAGACCGGACGCCCCCACCCTGCTGCCGCTCGAAGACGGCAAGGCTACGCTGCCTTCCGTCATCTTCTTTCATGCCGAAGACCCGACGGTCAGTTACGGCCGTGCCGCGCTGGCCGACTATCTTGCCGGCTACGAGGGCCGCCTGATGCGCTCGCTCAAGAGCCTGCTCGGCACGTCGATGATGGACTACAGCACCGAGGTCATGGGCCAGGCCATGCCCTTTCGCAAGCTGCTCGCGCATTTCATTGGCGAACTCAAGCGGCGTGCCGAGCGCGCCGCCGGCCATGAATTCCGCCGCGCCGTGCTGGGCCGCCCGGTGTTCTTCATCGACGAAGACCCCAAGGCCGACCAGCTTGCCGAAGACACGCTGGCGGACATCGCGCGCGACGCCGGCTTTGACGAGATCGCCTTCCAGTACGAGCCCATCGCCGCCGCGTTCGACTACGAGGCCGGCATCAGCGGTGAAGAACTTGTGCTGGTGGCCGACATTGGCGGCGGTACGTCGGACTTCTCACTGGTGCGCCTGTCGCCCGACCGCGCGAAACGCCTTGACCGCCGCGAAGACATCCTCGCCAACGGCGGCGTTCACATCGGCGGAACCGACTTCGACCGCGCCTTGAGCCTGGCCAGCGTGATGCCGCTGCTGGGCCTGAACAGCACGCTGCGCAACGGCAAGGCGATGCCGTCTGGCCAGTATTTCGACTTGGCGAGCTGGCACACCATCAACCACGTGTACACGCGCAAGGCGTGGACGGTGGTGATGGACAACTACCGAGATGCCGCCGACACCGAAAAACTCGACCGCCTGATCCGCCTGATCCGCGAGCGCGCCGGCCACTGGCTGGCCATTCAGGTGGAAGCCGCGAAGATCGCGCTGTCGGACGCCCCGGTGGCGGAGATCGACCTGCACCGCATCGCGCCCGAATTGAAGCAGCCCGTCACGCGCGACGATTTCGACCAGTCGATCGGGAGGCTGGTCGGCAAGACGGTCTCGACGGTGCAGGCCATGCTGAAGACGGCGGGCGTGGCAGCGGAAGCGGTCGATACCATTCTCTTTGCCGGCGGCTCCAGCGGGGTGCCGATGCTGCGCGAGCAACTGGCGCAAGTGCTGCCGTCGGCGCGACGCGTGGAGGGCGACCTGTTCGGCGGGATCGGTTCTGGCCTGGCGCGCGATGCGGCGCGCAAGTTTGGCTGA
- a CDS encoding NADPH-dependent FMN reductase gives MKLLTISGSARRDSVNTALLLGLKDVAPEGVELLVFHRLDTLPVFSPDLEGPQTPAAVLEFLTLVFGCDGIIIASPEYVRAIPGGLKNVIDWMVSRFEVIGKPIALAHASHRGDDMLTSLRLVLSTVSDQFLEDIFLRIPLIGKTPDEIKTLLMLPERQTEMRGFLSAFVAGIHARQTSAHGCHAVTNAS, from the coding sequence ATGAAGCTCCTAACCATCTCCGGCAGTGCCCGCCGCGATTCCGTCAACACGGCGCTACTGCTCGGCTTGAAAGACGTGGCCCCTGAGGGCGTTGAGCTATTGGTGTTCCATCGCCTCGACACCTTGCCGGTCTTTTCCCCTGACCTGGAAGGGCCACAGACACCCGCCGCAGTGCTGGAATTCCTGACACTCGTGTTCGGATGCGACGGAATCATTATTGCCAGCCCCGAATACGTTCGCGCGATTCCGGGAGGGCTCAAGAACGTCATCGATTGGATGGTCTCGCGATTCGAAGTCATCGGGAAACCCATTGCGCTCGCCCATGCATCTCATCGTGGCGACGACATGCTCACATCGCTCCGGCTGGTGCTGTCCACCGTCAGTGATCAATTTCTCGAAGACATATTTCTGCGCATCCCGCTGATCGGAAAAACGCCAGACGAAATCAAAACCCTGCTGATGCTGCCTGAGCGACAAACCGAAATGCGCGGATTTCTGTCCGCTTTCGTGGCTGGGATTCATGCTCGGCAGACAAGT